One Mangifera indica cultivar Alphonso chromosome 4, CATAS_Mindica_2.1, whole genome shotgun sequence genomic region harbors:
- the LOC123212796 gene encoding uncharacterized protein LOC123212796: MEELSSSIINNKKRVRSDSIELEVVSPEVKRLRDDLLSGFLDDSDPEAETKDLDSVMKSFQEEICVLSDPLVEVVDLTSSDSGESYPNLGYLLEASDDELGLPPSSSVSCEEVKNDAVNELVRVASESSGIDLWGFEDHIPSYESYEVGVGIGGVNNIGEYVEFDGGLFDYSNVYFDSSEYSDFSWRHETSPTE; encoded by the coding sequence ATGGAAGAATTAAGCAGCAGCATCATCAATAACAAAAAGCGAGTTAGAAGCGATTCCATTGAATTGGAGGTGGTCTCTCCTGAGGTGAAGAGGCTTAGAGATGATTTATTATCGGGGTTTCTAGACGACTCGGATCCCGAGGCAGAAACTAAGGACCTTGACTCAGTAATGAAGAGCTTTCAAGAAGAAATTTGTGTACTCTCAGATCCTCTGGTCGAAGTTGTGGATCTGACATCATCAGATTCCGGCGAATCTTACCCTAATCTTGGATACCTTCTAGAAGCTTCTGACGACGAGCTCGGTTTACCACCTTCTAGTAGTGTTTCATGTGAAGAGGTGAAAAATGATGCAGTTAACGAGTTGGTGCGAGTTGCTTCCGAGTCTTCTGGAATCGACTTGTGGGGGTTTGAGGATCACATCCCGAGTTATGAGTCGTATGAGGTGGGCGTGGGAATCGGTGGCGTTAATAATATTGGGGAGTATGTGGAGTTTGACGGTGGGTTGTTTGATTATTCAAATGTGTACTTCGACTCGTCCGAGTATTCCGATTTCTCGTGGAGACACGAGACTTCGCCGACGGagtag
- the LOC123214664 gene encoding ubiquitin receptor RAD23d-like, whose protein sequence is MKIFVKTLKGTNFDIEVKPEDTVVDVKKKIETVQGQDVYPAAQQMLIFQGKVLKDDTTLEENKVTENSFVVIMVTKTKKPSGESSTTSTAPTTKSAQTSTPTPAPAPATVLETSAPASALPASTPAPTPSPAVAPAPVTSVAAMSESNVYGQAASNLVAGNNLEGAIQQILDMGGGTWDRDTVVRALRAAYNNPERAVEYLYSGIPEQAEAPSVTPVPVSTQAANSPTQASQPTPASASGPNANPLDLFPQGLPDMGSGAAGAGTLEFLRNSPQFQVLRAMVQANPHLLQPMLQELGKQNPALVRLIQEHQADFLGLVNEPIEGGEGNIGAQLSGAIPQAITVTPEEREAIERLEAMGFDRETVLEVFFACNKNEELAANYLLDHMHEFED, encoded by the exons ATGAAGATTTTCGTTAAAACACTCAAAGGCACTAACTTCGACATCGAAGTGAAACCTGAAGACACG GTTGTTGATGTGAAAAAGAAGATAGAAACAGTTCAAGGACAGGATGTTTATCCTGCTGCACAACAGATGCTTATTTTTCAGGGGAAAGTTCTCAAAGACGACACTACATTGGAAGAGAACAAAGTAACTGAAAATAGTTTTGTTGTGATTATGGTAACTAAG ACAAAGAAACCTTCTGGCGAGAGTTCAACTACATCAACTGCACCTACAACTAAG TCTGCTCAAACAAGTACTCCAACCCCAGCACCAGCCCCAGCTACAGTTCTTGAGACTTCTGCACCAGCATCAGCACT GCCTGCATCCACACCTGCTCCTACTCCTAGTCCTGCTGTTGCTCCTGCACCTGTCACATCAGTTGCTGCTAT GTCAGAGTCCAATGTCTATGGCCAAGCTGCATCTAATCTGGTTGCAGGGAATAACCTGGAGGGAGCAATCCAGCAAATTCTCGATATGGGTGGAGGTACCTGGGATAGAGATACTGTTGTCCGTGCTCTCCGTGCTGCATACAATAACCCAGAGAGAGCTGTTGAATATTTGTATTCT gGTATCCCTGAGCAAGCTGAAGCTCCATCTGTTACCCCTGTCCCTGTTAGTACACAAGCTGCAAACTCTCCTACCCAGGCATCACAACCAACACCTGCTTCTGCAAGTGGACCTAATGCAAACCCTTTAGACCTCTTTCCACAG GGGCTTCCTGACATGGGCTCAGGTGCAGCTGGGGCAGGAACTCTTGAATTTTTACGTAATAGTCCACAG TTTCAAGTCTTGCGAGCTATGGTGCAGGCCAACCCACATTTATTGCAG CCCATGCTTCAAGAGTTGGGGAAACAAAACCCTGCTTTAGTGAGGCTTATTCAGGAGCATCAGGCTGACTTCCTTGGGCTTGTCAATGAACCTATAGAAGGTGGTGAGGG TAATATTGGGGCACAGCTTTCTGGAGCAATTCCTCAGGCAATAACTGTCACGCCTGAAGAGCGTGAAGCAATAGAAAGG CTTGAAGCAATGGGCTTCGATCGGGAAACAGTATTGGAGGTGTTTTTTGCCTGCAATAAGAATGAGGAACTGGCTGCCAACTATCTTCTGGACCACATGCACGAGTTTGAGGATTGA
- the LOC123213414 gene encoding protein NRT1/ PTR FAMILY 3.1, producing the protein MEALGTPHTAIIETMEEKSSHAKRQKGGMITMPFIFANEICEKLAVVGFGANMITYLTTQLHMPLTQAANTLTNFGGTASLTPLIGAFICDAYAGRFWTIAVASIIYQMGMISLTLSAILPQLRPPPCEGEQVCQRANTEQLTVLYASLLLTALGSGGIRPCVVAFGADQFDEKDPKQSSKTWKYFNWYYFCMGASILVAVTVIVYIQDNIGWGWGLGIPSAAMFISIIVFIFGYPLYRNLDPAGSPFTRLIQVCVSAFRKRNLGMVSDPKLLYQNEALDASISVGGKLLYTKHFKFLSKAAIVTEEDNLKSPNLWRLNTVHRVEELKSVIRMGPIWAAGILLITAYAQQGTFSLQQAKTMDRHLSKSFQIPAGSMSVFTVVSMLSTIAFYDRILVPITRKFTGLDRGITFLHRMGIGFVISILATFVAGFVEVKRKQAALAHGLADKPHTVIPISVFWLVPQYSLHGIAEAFMSIGHLEFFYDQAPESMRSTATALFWTAISAGNYISTLLVTLVHKLSAKADGSNWLPDNNLNKGKLEYFYWLITLMQAVNLIYYIFCAKMYTYKPLQIHNKETDPEDGLELESKA; encoded by the exons ATGGAGGCATTAGGGACACCACACACAGCAATAATAGAAACGATGGAGGAGAAGAGCAGCCATGCCAAGAGACAAAAAGGTGGCATGATCACCATGCCCTTCATATTTG CAAATGAGATCTGCGAGAAGTTGGCCGTGGTGGGGTTTGGTGCTAATATGATTACCTACTTGACAACGCAACTGCATATGCCATTAACACAAGCTGCTAACACTCTCACCAACTTCGGAGGAACTGCTAGTTTAACACCTCTCATCGGAGCCTTCATCTGTGACGCATACGCCGGCCGCTTCTGGACTATAGCAGTTGCTTCCATCATCTATCAAATG GGAATGATTTCTTTAACACTGTCAGCAATTCTTCCACAGCTGAGGCCGCCGCCGTGTGAAGGTGAACAAGTGTGCCAACGGGCAAACACTGAACAGCTCACAGTTTTATATGCATCTCTCCTCCTTACAGCTCTCGGGTCGGGTGGAATCCGACCCTGTGTGGTGGCATTCGGGGCGGACCAGTTTGATGAGAAAGACCCGAAACAATCGTCAAAGACttggaaatattttaattgGTACTATTTTTGTATGGGGGCCTCCATACTTGTGGCTGTGACAGTGATTGTGTACATTCAAGATAACATTGGATGGGGCTGGGGCCTGGGTATCCCAAGTGCTGCAATGttcatttcaattattgtattCATTTTCGGGTACCCGCTTTACCGGAACTTAGATCCAGCTGGGAGCCCATTTACCCGATTGATACAAGTATGTGTGAGTGCGTTTAGAAAGAGAAATCTGGGTATGGTTTCTGATCCAAAATTGTTGTACCAGAATGAAGCGCTTGATGCCTCCATTTCTGTTGGTGGAAAGCTTCTCTATACTAAACATTTTAA GTTTCTCAGTAAAGCAGCGATTGTGACTGAAGAAGACAATCTGAAATCTCCCAATCTATGGAGATTAAACACAGTCCACCGCGTGGAAGAGCTAAAGTCAGTGATCAGAATGGGACCAATTTGGGCAGCAGGAATTCTCCTAATCACAGCATATGCACAACAAGGCACGTTCTCCTTGCAACAAGCCAAAACCATGGACAGGCACCTCTCAAAATCCTTCCAAATCCCCGCCGGCTCCATGTCTGTCTTCACCGTGGTCTCTATGCTCTCTACAATCGCTTTTTACGACCGAATATTAGTCCCCATCACCCGGAAATTCACTGGCCTCGACCGCGGCATCACCTTCTTGCACCGCATGGGAATAGGCTTTGTCATATCAATATTAGCCACTTTTGTTGCTGGCTTCGTTGAAGTGAAGAGAAAACAAGCAGCATTGGCACACGGGCTCGCTGATAAGCCTCATACAGTTATTCCCATTTCAGTATTTTGGCTTGTTCCTCAATATAGTCTTCATGGAATAGCTGAAGCCTTTATGTCAATTGGTCACTTGGAGTTTTTTTATGACCAAGCACCAGAAAGCATGAGGAGCACTGCCACTGCATTATTTTGGACCGCGATTTCAGCTGGGAATTATATTAGTACACTTTTGGTGACACTGGTGCACAAGTTAAGTGCAAAAGCTGATGGATCGAATTGGCTGCCGGATAATAACTTGAACAAGGGAAAACTGGAGTACTTCTACTGGTTGATCACATTGATGCAAGCTGTTAATCTTATTTACTATATATTCTGTGCCAAGATGTATACTTATAAACCCCTTCAGATCCATAACAAAGAAACTGACCCTGAAGATGGATTAGAGCTTGAGAGCAAGGCATAA
- the LOC123213416 gene encoding ACD11 homolog protein-like, with translation MMHQEVKYRVEEEKQEDLSSTSATTRTETSTSLDLIVVAFEGLAELLNSGNDIELRLDTFCDSCSLVSVLFSCLGIAFKFAEMEYVAKVSNLVKASKTYETLHEILDRDIANGSVKTPGSNSRNLRRVRQGLDLIRALFENFLATNDESLKEAASSAYAQVCAPFHSWTVRTAVYAGMCALPTRDQLLQRLNETDESAEKKMKRYIDASVPVIQYIDNLYISRNIKLDW, from the exons atgatgcaTCAGGAGGTAAAATACAGAGTTGAAGAGGAGAAACAAGAGGATTTATCAAGTACATCAGCAACAACAAGGACAGAAACGTCGACGTCTTTGGATTTAATCGTTGTGGCGTTCGAGGGGCTGGCGGAGTTGCTGAATAGTGGAAACGATATAGAGCTTCGTTTGGATACTTTCTGTGATTCTTGTTCCTTGGTTTCTGTTTTATTTAGTTGTCTTGGCATCGCTTTCAAATTCGCTGAAATGGAGTACGTCGCCAAG GTATCAAATCTTGTAAAAGCATCAAAAACCTATGAAACATTGCACGAGATACTTGACAGGGATATCGCAAATGGCAGTGTGAAAACACCAGGAAGTAATTCCCGTAATCTTCGAAGAGTTCGGCAGGGTCTTGACCTCATCAGAgctttatttgaaaatttcttggCAACCAA TGATGAATCCTTGAAGGAAGCAGCTTCATCAGCTTACGCGCAAGTTTGTGCGCCCTTCCACTCATGGACGGTCAGGACTGCAGTTTACGCAGGAATGTGTGCTCTTCCAACCAGGGATCAGCTTCTGCAGAGGCTTAATGAAACTG ATGAATCGgcggagaagaaaatgaagagataTATTGATGCTTCAGTTCCAGTTATCCAGTACATTGATAATCTTTACATTTCTAGGAATATCAAGTTGGACTGGTGA